In the Oncorhynchus gorbuscha isolate QuinsamMale2020 ecotype Even-year linkage group LG05, OgorEven_v1.0, whole genome shotgun sequence genome, one interval contains:
- the LOC124036083 gene encoding annexin A1-like — MSFIADFFKQIFYLGQPDDSTLPSQGTVTPDPDFNVDRDVLILDKAIKAKGVDENTIIDVLVRRSNAQRQQIKATYEKASGQPLETALKSALKGDLEDVVLALLKTPAQYDAQQLKLAMNGLGTDEDTLVEILASRTNKDIRELKKVYKGENKKELEDDIKSDTGADFRDALLSLCKAARNEDTMVNQELADSDARALYEAGEKRKGTDCSVFIDILTTRSAPQLRQAFERYTKYSKVDVAKAIDLELKGDIENCLTAVVKCAGSKPVFFAEKLNLAMKGKGTRTNILTRVMVSRSEVDLARIKQEYKKTFGKSHSQEILVSKHLHFL, encoded by the exons ATGTCCTTCATCGCAGACTTCTTCAAGCAGATCTTCTATCTGGGCCAGCCCGATGACTCG aCCTTACCCAGTCAGGGGACTGTGACTCCTGACCCAGATTTCAATGTCGATAGGGATGTACTCATCTTAGATAAGGCCATCAAGGCCAAGG GTGTGGATGAGAACACCATCATTGATGTGCTGGTGAGGAGGAGCAACGCCCAGAGACAGCAGATCAAAGCTACCTATGAGAAGGCTAGCGGCCAG CCTCTGGAGACTGCCCTGAAGTCTGCCCTAAAGGGAGACCTGGAGGATGTGGTTCTGGCTCTGCTCAAGACCCCAGCCCAATATGACGCCCAACAGCTCAAACTGGCCATGAAT ggattGGGCACAGACGAGGATACTCTGGTTGAGATTCTGGCCTCCAGGACCAATAAGGACATCAGAGAGTTAAAGAAAGTCTATAAGGGAG AAAACAAAAAGGAGCTAGAGGATGACATCAAATCTGACACAGGCGCAGACTTCAGGGATGCTCTGCTCTCGCTCTGCAAG GCTGCTAGGAATGAGGACACCATGGTGAACCAGGAACTTGCTGACAGTGATGCCAG A GCCCTGTATGAggctggagagaagaggaagggaacagACTGCTCTGTCTTCATTGACATTCTGACCACCAGAAGTGCTCCACAGCTCCGCCAAG CGTTTGAGCGGTACACCAAGTACAGTAAGGTGGATGTGGCAAAGGCTATTGACCTGGAACTGAAGGGAGACATTGAGAACTGTCTGACTGCCGTAG TGAAGTGTGCTGGAAGCAAGCCGGTTTTCTTTGCTGAGAAGCTAAACTTGGCAATGAAG GGTAAAGGAACCAGGACCAATATTCTGACCCGGGTCATGGTGAGCAGGTCTGAAGTCGACCTGGCCCGGATTAAACAGGAGTACAAGAAGACGTTTGGGAAATCCCACTCCCAGGAAATTCTGGTGAGCAAACATCTCCACTTTCTTTAG